One window of Chamaesiphon minutus PCC 6605 genomic DNA carries:
- a CDS encoding glucokinase produces the protein MAYLLAGDLGGTKTLLSLVLPTSADKSGQSGSDKLATFQQSYPSQAYSSFVPLVQQFLADAQTHLGGEIAVSAACFGIAGAVIDRASYLPNLDWHIDAERLQAELNIPQISLINDFVAIGYGISCLSAADIHTIQAGQPRLNAPIAVIGAGTGLGQCFLVYNDRDYQVVAAEGGHTDFAARSTREFELYQYLCKHKQLDRISNERVISGSGIVGIYQFLRDTSNFSETPEVASVVTAWESQSETAPDPAALISTLAIAKTDPLCEAAMAMFISAYGAEAGNLALKILPYGGFYIAGGIATKNLPLFEDGTFLGAFNHKGRVSNLLTNIPVRVILNPQVGLLGALDRAAKLRIDA, from the coding sequence ATGGCATACCTATTAGCAGGCGATCTCGGTGGCACAAAAACGCTTCTGAGCTTAGTACTTCCAACATCAGCCGATAAGAGCGGTCAGTCTGGCTCGGACAAACTGGCGACATTTCAGCAGTCGTATCCCTCTCAAGCATATTCTAGCTTTGTGCCGCTGGTGCAGCAATTTCTCGCTGATGCCCAAACTCACCTAGGTGGAGAAATTGCTGTCAGTGCTGCCTGTTTTGGAATTGCCGGAGCCGTAATCGATCGAGCCTCCTATTTACCCAATCTCGATTGGCACATCGACGCCGAGCGACTCCAAGCGGAGCTAAATATTCCCCAAATTAGCTTAATTAATGATTTTGTCGCCATCGGTTATGGGATTTCCTGCTTGTCAGCAGCAGACATCCACACGATTCAAGCGGGACAGCCGCGACTCAATGCCCCGATCGCGGTAATTGGGGCTGGTACGGGTCTGGGCCAATGTTTTTTGGTTTATAACGATCGGGACTATCAGGTAGTTGCTGCCGAAGGCGGACACACTGACTTTGCCGCCCGATCGACCCGCGAGTTTGAACTCTATCAATATCTCTGTAAGCACAAACAACTCGATCGAATCTCCAACGAACGCGTGATTTCCGGCTCTGGGATAGTAGGCATCTATCAATTTCTGCGCGATACTAGTAATTTTTCCGAAACACCCGAAGTTGCTAGTGTAGTTACAGCGTGGGAGTCCCAATCGGAAACAGCACCCGATCCGGCGGCTCTCATCTCGACTCTAGCGATCGCCAAAACCGATCCGCTCTGCGAAGCAGCCATGGCCATGTTTATTTCTGCCTATGGTGCCGAAGCTGGGAATCTTGCCCTCAAGATCCTCCCCTATGGCGGATTTTACATTGCGGGCGGCATTGCGACCAAAAACTTACCGTTGTTTGAGGATGGTACTTTCCTCGGTGCATTCAACCACAAAGGCAGAGTCAGTAATCTACTTACGAACATTCCAGTTCGAGTTATTCTCAATCCGCAAGTCGGTTTGCTCGGCGCGCTCGATCGAGCCGCAAAATTAAGAATTGATGCTTAA